One Roseimicrobium gellanilyticum DNA window includes the following coding sequences:
- a CDS encoding ABC transporter permease: MKPGSEYSYPGLSTAMFRGAMERPWLPASMWKTFFQRALSVGVRAAPTVFLMSLCVGLVIALVLQEQLAKLSMQDRVPRLIWVILNHQLAPLLTATVFIGRSVAGTAAELANMKIAEEIKALETMGVDLSRYILLPVLAAFALMLPVMTIYTVGVGLIGAFLICSQTLGMSVDQFVVRALEGAQISDVLLSIGKAWVFSLMAAMIAFNKGLNATGGSDAVGRVATAAVVTALVSVTAINAVITGLQLLLKR, from the coding sequence GTGAAGCCAGGCAGTGAATACAGCTATCCAGGTCTCTCGACGGCGATGTTTCGCGGAGCGATGGAGCGTCCCTGGCTGCCCGCCAGCATGTGGAAGACCTTCTTCCAGCGAGCCCTGTCCGTCGGGGTGCGCGCCGCGCCCACGGTCTTCCTGATGTCACTCTGCGTGGGCCTCGTGATTGCGCTGGTGCTGCAGGAGCAGCTGGCGAAGTTGAGCATGCAGGACCGCGTGCCACGGCTCATCTGGGTAATTCTCAATCACCAGCTCGCGCCCCTGCTCACCGCGACGGTTTTCATCGGTCGCAGTGTGGCCGGCACGGCGGCGGAACTGGCGAACATGAAGATCGCGGAGGAGATCAAGGCCTTGGAGACAATGGGCGTGGACCTCTCGCGGTACATCCTGCTGCCGGTGCTCGCGGCCTTCGCGCTGATGCTGCCCGTAATGACCATCTACACCGTGGGCGTGGGATTGATTGGCGCCTTCCTCATCTGCTCGCAAACGCTGGGCATGTCTGTGGACCAATTCGTCGTGCGCGCGCTTGAAGGGGCGCAAATCAGTGACGTGCTTTTGAGCATCGGCAAGGCATGGGTATTCTCTCTCATGGCAGCCATGATTGCCTTCAACAAAGGACTCAATGCCACGGGCGGCTCCGATGCCGTGGGACGTGTGGCCACCGCCGCCGTGGTGACCGCGCTCGTCTCCGTGACCGCCATCAACGCGGTGATCACCGGCCTGCAACTGCTTCTGAAACGCTAA
- a CDS encoding Do family serine endopeptidase, translated as MNKSKSKTLAIAGMAMLGAAALVVAQEEAGKPAEVKPAPQVVPKLKPAEFLSQIGRDSAEVRNAGQVTLSYADVVERTLPTVVSIGTYTTKSLAGGGRMGPNMDEDDIEQLPPMFREFFKDWLERHGEEGGTPAPRGNNRRAPRAPQGPRQTGLGSGVLLTSDGYIMTNNHVVENADQLKVRIGGQNKEYIAKVIGSDPSTDIALIKIDGKDLPKATFGDSAKLRVGDVVLAIGSPMGLDQSVTQGIISALGRSDVGIIRHKQQSGYEDFIQTDAAINPGNSGGPLVDGLGRVIGINTAIETRSGMFSGIGLAIPSNMALSIVTDLLDDGKVDRGFLGVVMSDVDPSMADFYGLNDSRGVTVSEVVPDSPAEKAGLLGGDVIVSADGEKVEQPSKLRLMISGKHPGEAVKFGVIRFNEKTKKPENLSLTATLEKLDADKFANVGQRPGDKGGSADKSGSFLTGVKIENLTSELRDEYSLDEKVEGVLVTSVKDDSPAAKVGLQQGDVIVQVNRQNVKSTAEARSHRGDEDGAPVVLKILRDGQTKHIVIRS; from the coding sequence ATGAATAAGTCGAAATCCAAAACCCTTGCCATTGCCGGTATGGCCATGCTCGGTGCGGCGGCTCTTGTAGTCGCCCAAGAAGAGGCTGGAAAGCCTGCCGAAGTAAAACCGGCGCCCCAAGTGGTGCCCAAGCTGAAGCCTGCGGAGTTCCTCTCCCAGATCGGCCGTGACTCCGCTGAAGTCCGGAATGCCGGACAGGTGACCCTCAGCTATGCGGACGTGGTCGAGCGCACGCTGCCCACCGTCGTCAGCATCGGCACCTATACGACCAAGTCTCTCGCCGGTGGTGGCCGAATGGGCCCCAATATGGACGAAGATGACATCGAGCAGCTTCCGCCCATGTTCCGCGAGTTTTTCAAAGACTGGCTCGAGCGCCATGGTGAGGAAGGCGGCACTCCGGCCCCGCGTGGCAACAACCGCCGCGCTCCCCGTGCTCCTCAAGGACCCCGTCAGACCGGTCTCGGTTCCGGCGTGCTCCTTACCAGCGACGGCTACATCATGACGAACAATCACGTCGTGGAAAACGCTGACCAGTTGAAGGTGCGCATCGGCGGCCAGAACAAGGAGTACATCGCCAAGGTGATTGGCTCTGACCCTTCCACAGACATCGCTCTCATCAAGATCGATGGAAAGGACCTTCCCAAGGCCACCTTCGGTGACAGCGCCAAGCTGCGCGTGGGTGACGTGGTGCTTGCCATCGGTTCCCCGATGGGCCTCGACCAGTCGGTGACCCAGGGCATCATCAGCGCCCTTGGCCGCAGCGACGTGGGCATCATCCGCCACAAGCAGCAGTCCGGTTATGAAGACTTCATCCAGACGGATGCCGCCATCAATCCCGGCAACTCCGGTGGTCCGCTGGTGGATGGTCTCGGCCGCGTCATCGGCATCAACACCGCCATTGAAACCCGCAGCGGTATGTTCTCCGGCATCGGTCTTGCGATTCCGTCGAACATGGCCCTCTCCATCGTCACCGACCTGCTCGATGACGGCAAGGTGGACCGTGGTTTCCTCGGCGTCGTGATGTCTGACGTGGATCCCAGCATGGCCGATTTCTACGGCCTGAATGATTCCCGTGGTGTGACCGTGTCCGAAGTGGTGCCTGATTCCCCCGCGGAAAAGGCCGGCCTGCTCGGTGGTGACGTCATTGTGAGCGCCGACGGAGAAAAGGTCGAACAGCCCTCCAAGCTGCGCCTCATGATCAGCGGCAAGCATCCTGGTGAAGCTGTGAAGTTCGGTGTGATCCGCTTCAACGAAAAGACGAAGAAGCCGGAGAACCTGTCCCTCACCGCGACGCTTGAGAAGCTCGATGCCGACAAGTTTGCCAACGTGGGCCAGCGCCCCGGCGACAAGGGAGGCAGTGCTGACAAGAGCGGTTCCTTCCTCACTGGAGTGAAGATCGAAAACCTCACCAGCGAACTGCGGGATGAATACAGTCTTGATGAGAAAGTCGAAGGCGTGCTGGTCACCTCGGTGAAGGATGACAGTCCTGCCGCCAAGGTGGGACTCCAGCAGGGCGACGTCATTGTTCAGGTAAACCGCCAGAACGTGAAGTCGACTGCCGAAGCCCGCTCCCACCGTGGTGACGAAGACGGCGCCCCCGTGGTGCTGAAGATCCTTCGCGACGGCCAGACGAAGCATATTGTGATTCGCAGCTAA
- a CDS encoding ABC transporter ATP-binding protein has product MSPAAKSTPATGPLLVVKDLVKAYPNGTRVLNGVSFEVHAGDVFTILGGSGCGKSTLLNILIGVDAPSEGSVHVLGENIHQLPRPKRATLMRDVGVLFQSGALLQSLTIAENVALPFQQHHPEIASDRELLEDTVMMKLRAVGLSRHADKYPRELSGGMKKRAALARALALDPKLLISDEPTSGLDPVSTKEIDDLTITLSRKSGATVIVVTHDLLSFQRIATRGIMLGAERDGAVRGTVLLSGTKQEFHASTHPLVRAFLQPAEDLAAAGTVA; this is encoded by the coding sequence ATGTCACCCGCTGCCAAATCCACGCCAGCCACCGGGCCTCTGCTCGTGGTCAAGGACCTGGTAAAGGCCTACCCAAATGGCACGCGCGTGCTCAATGGCGTGAGCTTCGAAGTGCATGCGGGGGACGTCTTCACCATCCTCGGAGGCTCCGGCTGCGGGAAGAGCACCCTGCTGAACATCCTCATCGGTGTGGATGCCCCAAGCGAGGGCTCAGTGCATGTGCTCGGTGAGAACATCCACCAACTCCCCCGTCCCAAGCGCGCGACGTTGATGCGGGATGTGGGCGTGCTTTTCCAATCAGGGGCGCTGCTGCAGAGCCTGACCATTGCGGAGAATGTGGCGCTGCCATTCCAGCAGCACCACCCGGAGATCGCGAGTGACAGGGAACTGCTGGAGGACACCGTGATGATGAAGCTGCGCGCCGTGGGACTGTCGCGGCATGCGGACAAGTATCCACGTGAACTCAGCGGCGGCATGAAGAAGCGTGCCGCACTCGCACGCGCATTGGCGCTGGATCCGAAGCTGCTCATCAGCGACGAACCCACCTCCGGGCTCGACCCGGTGAGCACGAAGGAAATCGATGATCTCACCATCACCCTCAGCCGGAAGAGCGGAGCGACAGTAATCGTGGTGACACACGATCTCCTGAGCTTCCAGCGCATCGCCACACGCGGCATCATGCTCGGCGCGGAGCGGGATGGTGCGGTGCGCGGCACCGTGCTGCTCTCCGGCACGAAGCAGGAATTTCACGCGAGCACGCATCCGCTGGTCCGCGCCTTTCTCCAACCTGCCGAGGACCTCGCTGCAGCAGGCACTGTAGCCTGA
- a CDS encoding metal ABC transporter substrate-binding protein: MKPSSFLLLPLAITAVALTIGCKPTPPGKDDESKPKTQTSVSGLIQIQAANYPLAYFADRIGGPEVKVHFLAPADEDPAFWQPTEADIAALQKADLIVLNGATYSKWLDKVTLPESKTLDTSAGFKSNYIEVKEATTHSHGKTGEHSHAGIAFTTWIDFKQALKQADAIREELQRIRPEQIELFALNYDLLKKEIEALDAEMETIAKKIGSQPLVASHPVYQYWARRYALNLQAVHWEPETVPDDAAMADLQKILTTHPAKWMIWEGEPAKESVEKLKAIGVQSVVFDPCGNKPESGNWLDVMKANLAEMKKVAGE, encoded by the coding sequence ATGAAGCCTTCCTCCTTTCTCTTGCTTCCGCTTGCCATCACAGCCGTGGCGCTCACGATTGGGTGCAAACCGACGCCTCCGGGAAAGGATGACGAGTCCAAGCCAAAAACGCAGACCTCTGTTTCAGGTCTGATCCAAATCCAGGCGGCGAACTACCCGCTGGCCTACTTCGCGGATCGCATCGGTGGTCCGGAGGTGAAGGTGCATTTCCTCGCTCCCGCAGATGAGGATCCCGCCTTCTGGCAACCTACCGAGGCAGACATCGCGGCGCTGCAAAAAGCAGACCTGATCGTGCTCAACGGCGCTACCTACTCCAAGTGGCTGGACAAAGTGACGCTTCCCGAATCCAAGACACTCGACACCTCCGCGGGCTTCAAGAGCAACTACATCGAGGTGAAGGAAGCCACCACCCACAGCCATGGGAAGACCGGTGAACATTCGCATGCCGGCATTGCATTCACCACCTGGATCGATTTTAAACAGGCGCTGAAACAGGCCGATGCCATCCGTGAAGAACTCCAGCGCATCCGTCCGGAGCAGATCGAACTCTTCGCGCTGAACTACGATCTCTTGAAAAAAGAAATCGAAGCCCTCGATGCCGAGATGGAAACCATCGCGAAGAAAATTGGCTCGCAGCCGCTGGTCGCCTCGCACCCGGTGTACCAATACTGGGCGCGCCGCTATGCACTCAATCTGCAAGCCGTGCATTGGGAACCCGAGACCGTGCCGGACGATGCTGCCATGGCCGACCTGCAAAAGATCCTCACCACTCATCCCGCCAAGTGGATGATCTGGGAAGGCGAACCCGCCAAGGAATCCGTGGAAAAGCTCAAGGCCATCGGCGTGCAGAGTGTGGTTTTCGACCCGTGCGGCAACAAACCCGAATCCGGCAACTGGCTCGACGTGATGAAGGCCAACCTCGCCGAGATGAAGAAGGTGGCAGGGGAGTAG
- a CDS encoding STAS domain-containing protein codes for MNLSPHLGYEEESHAGGKVLKFAGEADFLAVPAVRQLLKGLLAQKLPLLIVDLSGVTFLNTPFWAAMQRYQLDGHPDSRLAISGMNEALRAAFDINGVGLESAEGGHIAVYDTLAMAKAAGKAS; via the coding sequence ATGAATCTGTCCCCGCACCTGGGTTATGAAGAGGAGTCGCATGCCGGGGGAAAGGTCCTCAAGTTTGCGGGCGAGGCGGACTTCCTGGCGGTGCCGGCGGTCAGGCAGCTCTTGAAGGGACTGCTCGCGCAGAAGCTTCCGCTGCTCATCGTGGACCTGTCCGGCGTCACCTTTCTGAACACGCCCTTCTGGGCGGCCATGCAGCGCTACCAGCTTGATGGGCATCCCGATTCGCGGCTCGCCATCTCAGGCATGAATGAGGCGCTGCGGGCCGCTTTTGACATCAACGGTGTGGGCCTCGAATCCGCCGAGGGTGGCCACATCGCGGTGTATGACACGCTCGCGATGGCGAAGGCAGCGGGCAAGGCCAGTTGA
- a CDS encoding ATP-binding SpoIIE family protein phosphatase, whose translation MSKPAQPREAEDTSVTAIPSTHGEGLLVETLLGVAASLNRSGDFESLLANILHGARAVMRCAACSISLPDAASGDLLIHSTQRDWKKEGAWRLPKGQGIAGRVFESREAVNTSDAAKHPEHYRRTGQDAGLATQALLTIPLLDGEHCRGVMQAMNPEDREHFGTEDMRIFMAFGALVSVTLGRREAEEQAKARAVEEAERKVEMELARQVQETFLPEPRATHGPLRMQAYLEQATGIGGDCYFFHSPNPHLLLAGVGDVTGKGSSAALDMARLTTQIALTASQCVPEKFSAWLATLNNTLYQAMHAGDNAAALTVLLFDLKHRRVQASAFAQAPPLFRSRENGTWQEIACPRQPFFGQRRLTECKVASMALGSGTHWLAQSDGILEAVIKDGSELGREGLLGILNDAAWHESTDIETLVTKWRALLKDGARDDATLLLLMDATPPPASVFEAACTPESIRDARKFCESWLDFAGFDKNAKVQILVGCDEVLTNILKHAYGIDQPPGPITCTAAMEPAKLRFTIKHRGRGISQEEAAAQAHSGAREEGGMGLALVRRVFTHVHFHAAASTREESEITLEKELVG comes from the coding sequence ATGAGCAAGCCTGCACAACCACGGGAGGCCGAAGACACATCGGTGACCGCCATCCCCTCCACGCACGGCGAAGGTCTGCTGGTGGAAACACTGCTTGGCGTGGCGGCTTCGCTGAATCGCTCCGGCGACTTCGAATCGCTGCTGGCGAATATCCTGCATGGCGCGCGCGCAGTGATGCGGTGTGCAGCATGTTCCATCTCACTGCCGGACGCAGCGAGTGGTGATTTGCTGATTCACAGCACGCAACGCGATTGGAAGAAGGAGGGCGCATGGCGCTTGCCCAAGGGACAAGGCATTGCCGGTCGTGTGTTCGAATCCCGCGAGGCCGTAAATACCTCGGATGCGGCGAAACATCCGGAGCACTACCGCCGCACCGGGCAAGATGCGGGTCTCGCAACGCAAGCCCTGCTCACCATTCCTCTGCTCGATGGAGAGCATTGCCGCGGCGTGATGCAGGCAATGAATCCAGAAGATCGCGAGCACTTCGGCACAGAGGACATGCGCATCTTCATGGCCTTCGGTGCGCTGGTGTCCGTCACCCTCGGCAGACGCGAGGCGGAAGAGCAGGCCAAAGCCCGCGCGGTGGAAGAGGCCGAGCGCAAAGTGGAGATGGAACTGGCGCGGCAGGTGCAGGAAACCTTCCTCCCAGAACCCCGTGCGACGCATGGTCCACTACGCATGCAGGCGTATCTGGAGCAAGCGACGGGCATTGGTGGTGACTGCTACTTCTTTCACTCACCAAATCCGCATCTGCTGCTTGCTGGAGTAGGCGATGTCACTGGCAAAGGCTCCAGCGCTGCGCTGGACATGGCACGACTCACCACGCAGATCGCGCTCACGGCTTCGCAGTGTGTGCCGGAAAAATTCAGCGCATGGCTCGCGACGCTGAACAACACACTGTATCAAGCCATGCACGCCGGTGACAATGCGGCGGCGCTGACGGTGCTGCTCTTTGATTTGAAGCATCGCCGTGTGCAGGCCTCCGCATTCGCCCAGGCGCCACCGCTCTTTCGCTCACGCGAGAATGGCACGTGGCAAGAGATTGCGTGCCCGAGGCAGCCGTTCTTCGGTCAGCGTCGTCTCACGGAGTGCAAGGTGGCCTCCATGGCACTCGGCTCAGGCACGCACTGGCTCGCGCAGTCAGACGGCATCCTCGAAGCCGTGATCAAAGATGGCTCCGAGCTTGGTCGTGAAGGTCTGCTCGGCATTCTCAATGACGCCGCGTGGCATGAGTCCACGGACATCGAAACCCTCGTCACGAAATGGCGCGCCCTCCTGAAGGATGGCGCGCGCGATGACGCCACCCTTCTTCTCCTTATGGACGCGACTCCCCCGCCCGCTTCCGTCTTTGAAGCCGCCTGCACCCCGGAGAGCATCCGGGATGCGCGCAAGTTCTGCGAAAGCTGGCTCGACTTCGCCGGCTTCGACAAGAATGCCAAGGTGCAAATCCTCGTGGGTTGCGACGAAGTGCTGACGAATATCCTGAAGCACGCCTACGGTATCGACCAGCCTCCGGGCCCCATCACCTGCACCGCAGCCATGGAACCCGCGAAGTTGCGCTTCACCATCAAGCATCGCGGACGCGGTATCTCCCAGGAAGAAGCCGCCGCCCAAGCCCACTCCGGCGCCCGTGAAGAAGGCGGCATGGGCCTGGCACTAGTGCGCCGCGTGTTCACGCATGTGCATTTCCACGCGGCGGCGAGCACGCGGGAAGAGTCGGAGATTACGCTCGAGAAGGAACTGGTGGGGTAA
- a CDS encoding MlaD family protein codes for MKLLKSLKGSYDAVLVLLIVAVAGILLFAIYRAIGGGSGTKLSFAASFDDVTGIKEKSKVLFKGMPVGSVGALQYEPKTDKILVRIDLQSEVEIPANVQPYLESSLFGESHISLRTHPMHSGLATLASITENHQGSIEELHCIEGVRLSRADSVLPGLDENAKKAVDAAAQAMVEVKAMATVSKDMLKTVNDDMDHLVMTPVKETMDELKKIIAGPEGQQDEGLAFELKNAVAELEQSTTAMNVLFNGSKDGSKKGLIDLTQDIDGGWQDIVSTLLEGKEQTVSELQKVSSALDKAGKAISRSETQIQKLGSASDKVGDAAKRVDVFMEMLSLKPNAVVWGKNKEQDKMIQQRGGTVTPRTGTSGQRTAPPLPRK; via the coding sequence ATGAAACTTCTGAAATCACTCAAGGGCTCCTACGATGCGGTGCTGGTGCTGCTCATCGTGGCAGTAGCCGGCATCCTGCTCTTTGCCATCTACCGGGCAATTGGCGGCGGGTCGGGCACGAAGCTTTCTTTCGCAGCGTCATTTGATGACGTCACCGGCATCAAGGAAAAGTCCAAGGTGCTCTTCAAAGGGATGCCGGTGGGTTCCGTGGGCGCTCTGCAGTATGAGCCGAAGACGGACAAGATACTCGTGCGCATCGACCTGCAGAGCGAGGTGGAGATTCCCGCCAATGTGCAACCCTATCTGGAGAGCTCGCTCTTTGGTGAGTCGCACATTTCCCTGAGGACACACCCCATGCACTCAGGCCTGGCTACGCTGGCCTCCATCACGGAAAATCACCAGGGCTCGATCGAAGAGCTGCATTGCATCGAAGGCGTGCGCCTGAGCCGCGCGGACTCCGTGCTACCCGGTCTGGATGAGAATGCCAAGAAGGCCGTGGATGCCGCCGCGCAAGCGATGGTGGAAGTGAAAGCCATGGCCACGGTCTCCAAGGACATGCTGAAGACAGTGAATGATGACATGGATCACCTGGTGATGACCCCCGTGAAGGAGACCATGGATGAACTGAAGAAAATCATCGCCGGTCCCGAGGGTCAGCAGGATGAAGGCCTCGCCTTTGAACTGAAGAACGCCGTCGCCGAACTGGAGCAGAGCACCACGGCGATGAACGTGCTCTTCAACGGAAGCAAGGATGGAAGCAAGAAAGGCCTCATCGATCTCACGCAGGATATCGACGGTGGCTGGCAGGACATCGTGAGCACGCTTCTGGAAGGAAAGGAGCAGACCGTATCTGAATTGCAGAAGGTCTCCTCCGCCTTGGACAAAGCAGGCAAGGCCATCAGCCGCAGCGAGACACAAATTCAAAAGCTGGGCAGTGCGTCTGACAAGGTCGGCGATGCCGCGAAGCGTGTGGATGTCTTCATGGAAATGCTCTCCCTCAAACCCAACGCCGTGGTGTGGGGCAAGAACAAGGAGCAGGACAAGATGATTCAACAGCGCGGTGGCACCGTGACTCCGAGGACAGGCACGAGTGGCCAGAGGACAGCACCGCCGTTGCCACGGAAGTAA
- a CDS encoding Sel1-like repeat-containing protein kinase family protein — MPGPTQFRHYLIAQEAGGKNIEVVRSAEQVGVLAFDLERHVFVHFHVLLEPLKDKTVFEERAKQVRARGHTRLARLLDYGEDDGSPFYITTNVDGETLRSYLERSESLPVWLAMQVTHSALEAMQALIEVGDFVPTQPLDALRIIQTGPQSVEVEVADYRLMEEPVGKAAKARQGRSPLEKQGQFLNAFFQERLESGESPASATLQTADFIELLQNLLSACGPEKQEALAALLKELSTLMPPAPPVELPSACKPRPYLAVLLAGFTEVARSIASTVRIQSQKLDPYHPYSLRGTMLKLGQAVVVEQVPPSRLAGTIPAELFQQVQNLPKAGKFPNLVPVLFVEEKDGIQTVAETAVEGVTLQEVLEVRDTLGVQEIYLVLAGVDAALAQLEKAGLPARRLRLEDVFLFTGVGQESPRDSGLLSRKLNEWSGFSVVIRAHPCLHAIAGRGTDPAVLLPLDANKSDDAEPIWNGGWMAALGCFLAGMPDADATKHEAGIAETDSVRRLLEEEVRHAREGAPIKRAAFLAKYARVMQQFDVAKSARTGAVWSEVSGGQAAASAPEAQEAPVYQPKVAGPAPAEGLRQLTRLPEKKGATPPLTSAPAHNPPPKPTIGFAEALIRQTQAHDPDDHYEGGGLRPIRGRMHELPESESSWRPMHEETSLWIRVALLLIGSLVLGAILAHLSGRALWQDIPAPKAVLATDPLAPDAPIIDLPVAPKKQPSSGAPTLPAPTGSSFKDVNLEPKATPPRAGSAAGSVAPAAPRPASAAPPQAPTIAPVPPPPAMTNPVASTSSLPAPVVSPETAGMDAKLDARLAELRLSGGKLPAALRVETERAASRGNAEAMLAMGRSSLRGEVGAVDERAAYIWFEKAAQAGSVPANVPLAECHLQGWGTPSDPVKAVELLSIAVAAGDSQAKDLLGVCYRLGKGVPRDDARAFALCSEAYRAGIVSACGNLGALYLRGQGVAEDAALAVQLFAEGARRGHAESMQQYAHALEYGTGIPADRAQATQWYQKSAALGNAEASAWCREKGVVY, encoded by the coding sequence ATGCCGGGTCCTACGCAATTCCGACATTACCTCATCGCCCAAGAAGCTGGGGGGAAAAATATCGAGGTGGTACGGTCCGCAGAACAGGTGGGCGTGCTCGCCTTCGATTTGGAGCGGCATGTCTTCGTCCACTTCCACGTCCTGCTGGAGCCGCTGAAGGACAAGACCGTATTCGAGGAGCGGGCGAAGCAGGTGCGCGCTCGTGGCCATACCCGGCTCGCCCGTCTGCTGGACTACGGCGAGGATGATGGCAGTCCCTTTTACATCACCACGAATGTGGATGGGGAGACCTTGCGCAGTTATTTGGAGCGATCGGAGTCCCTCCCAGTGTGGCTTGCCATGCAGGTCACCCACTCTGCGCTGGAAGCCATGCAGGCGTTGATTGAGGTGGGGGATTTCGTGCCGACCCAGCCGCTGGACGCACTCCGCATCATCCAGACTGGACCCCAGTCTGTGGAGGTGGAAGTCGCAGACTACCGCCTCATGGAAGAGCCCGTCGGCAAGGCAGCCAAGGCCAGGCAGGGACGGTCGCCTCTGGAAAAGCAGGGCCAGTTCCTCAATGCTTTTTTTCAGGAGCGATTGGAGAGCGGTGAGTCACCGGCATCGGCCACCCTGCAGACGGCGGATTTCATCGAGTTGCTTCAGAATCTTCTCAGTGCCTGCGGACCGGAAAAGCAGGAGGCCCTCGCGGCCTTGCTGAAGGAGCTTTCCACGCTCATGCCGCCAGCGCCACCTGTGGAGCTGCCCTCCGCGTGCAAGCCGCGTCCCTACCTCGCAGTTCTGCTGGCGGGTTTCACCGAGGTGGCTCGCAGCATTGCTTCCACGGTACGCATCCAGAGTCAGAAGCTGGACCCATATCATCCTTATTCGCTGCGGGGTACCATGCTGAAGCTGGGGCAGGCCGTGGTGGTGGAGCAGGTGCCACCCTCCAGGCTGGCAGGCACGATTCCTGCGGAGCTTTTCCAGCAGGTGCAGAATCTCCCCAAGGCTGGCAAATTTCCCAATCTCGTCCCCGTGCTCTTCGTGGAGGAAAAGGACGGTATCCAGACGGTGGCGGAGACGGCGGTGGAGGGCGTGACCCTTCAGGAAGTGCTGGAGGTGCGTGATACGCTCGGCGTGCAGGAGATCTACCTGGTACTCGCCGGAGTGGATGCTGCTCTGGCCCAGCTTGAGAAAGCCGGCCTTCCTGCGCGGCGTCTGCGTTTGGAGGATGTCTTCCTCTTCACCGGAGTGGGCCAGGAGTCGCCTCGCGACAGCGGTCTTCTCTCTCGAAAGCTGAATGAGTGGTCTGGCTTTTCCGTCGTCATTCGTGCGCATCCCTGTCTGCATGCCATCGCAGGCAGAGGCACAGATCCCGCCGTGCTGCTGCCGCTCGATGCAAACAAGAGCGATGATGCCGAGCCCATCTGGAACGGTGGGTGGATGGCGGCGCTCGGTTGTTTCCTGGCGGGCATGCCGGATGCGGATGCCACGAAGCACGAGGCGGGGATTGCGGAGACAGATAGCGTCCGCCGCCTGCTGGAGGAGGAAGTCCGCCATGCCCGTGAGGGAGCGCCCATCAAGCGTGCCGCATTCCTGGCGAAGTACGCCCGTGTGATGCAGCAGTTTGACGTCGCGAAGTCCGCCCGCACGGGTGCCGTGTGGTCAGAGGTCAGCGGTGGCCAAGCTGCAGCGAGCGCCCCAGAGGCGCAGGAGGCTCCTGTATACCAGCCGAAGGTCGCAGGGCCAGCGCCCGCAGAGGGACTTCGTCAATTGACGCGCCTGCCGGAAAAAAAGGGGGCAACCCCGCCACTGACAAGCGCTCCGGCACATAATCCTCCTCCAAAGCCCACCATCGGCTTTGCCGAGGCGCTCATCCGGCAGACTCAGGCTCACGACCCAGACGACCACTACGAGGGTGGGGGCTTGCGGCCCATTCGTGGCAGAATGCATGAGTTGCCCGAGAGCGAAAGCTCCTGGCGTCCCATGCACGAGGAAACCTCCCTGTGGATCCGGGTGGCCTTGCTGCTCATTGGGTCCCTGGTGCTGGGGGCGATACTCGCGCATCTTTCAGGCCGGGCTCTGTGGCAGGATATCCCGGCTCCCAAAGCGGTGCTGGCCACCGACCCTCTCGCGCCTGATGCGCCCATCATTGACCTGCCGGTTGCGCCCAAGAAGCAGCCATCATCTGGTGCGCCCACCTTGCCAGCACCGACAGGTTCTTCCTTCAAGGATGTGAACTTGGAGCCAAAGGCCACGCCTCCGCGGGCCGGCTCGGCTGCGGGTTCCGTGGCTCCCGCCGCTCCGCGCCCGGCTTCGGCTGCTCCTCCTCAGGCACCCACCATCGCTCCTGTGCCTCCGCCTCCGGCGATGACCAACCCGGTTGCATCGACATCCTCTTTGCCCGCGCCAGTGGTGTCTCCTGAGACAGCGGGAATGGATGCCAAGTTGGATGCCCGGCTGGCGGAATTGCGGCTCTCCGGCGGCAAGCTCCCCGCTGCCTTGCGGGTCGAGACGGAGCGTGCAGCCTCACGGGGAAATGCCGAGGCCATGCTCGCGATGGGCAGATCCAGCCTGCGCGGTGAAGTGGGCGCGGTGGATGAGCGCGCTGCGTACATCTGGTTTGAAAAGGCGGCACAGGCCGGAAGCGTTCCTGCAAATGTGCCTCTGGCAGAATGCCATCTTCAGGGCTGGGGCACGCCCTCGGATCCTGTGAAGGCCGTGGAGCTGCTGAGCATTGCTGTTGCCGCAGGCGACAGCCAGGCTAAGGACCTCCTCGGCGTGTGCTACCGCCTCGGGAAGGGGGTTCCCCGGGATGATGCGCGGGCGTTTGCGTTGTGCAGTGAGGCCTATCGCGCCGGGATCGTCTCCGCCTGTGGGAATCTGGGGGCGCTGTACCTTCGGGGGCAGGGCGTGGCGGAGGATGCGGCTCTCGCGGTGCAGCTCTTTGCCGAGGGGGCACGTCGCGGTCATGCAGAGAGCATGCAGCAGTATGCGCACGCGCTGGAGTATGGCACTGGCATTCCTGCCGACCGCGCTCAGGCGACGCAGTGGTATCAGAAATCCGCTGCTCTGGGCAATGCGGAGGCCTCGGCCTGGTGTCGTGAAAAAGGCGTGGTGTATTAA